The proteins below are encoded in one region of Hordeum vulgare subsp. vulgare chromosome 3H, MorexV3_pseudomolecules_assembly, whole genome shotgun sequence:
- the LOC123443445 gene encoding TLC domain-containing protein 5-like: protein MEDYGGVASLVASGVVFWSTAFLLLRALLPKRSYDFCNRAVSTMHAVTGVALGCLSVQDWASPVSPVASPSSPRQMRALAVTLSYMIYDGACCHLSGDARLDNALHHLISIVGLAAGLAYQRCGTELVACLLVTEISSPLLHLREMLKEVGVKDTDLNLLVDILFAVTFSVARMVCGTYVTYRTVTADNPILIKAMATSLLLVSAYWFLRILRMVRHKIGKKRLASKAAGK from the exons ATGGAGGACTACGGCGGCGTGGCGAGCCTGGTGGCGTCCGGGGTGGTGTTCTGGTCGACGGCGTTCCTGCTGCTGCGGGCGCTGCTCCCCAAGCGCTCCTACGACTTCTGCAACCGCGCCGTCTCCACCATGCACGCCGTCACCGGCGTCGCCCTCGGCTGCCTCTCCGTGCAGGACTGGGCCTCCCCCGTCTCCCCCGTCGCCTCACCATCCTCGCCGCGCCAG ATGAGGGCGCTGGCGGTGACGCTGTCGTACATGATCTACGACGGAGCGTGCTGCCACCTGAGCGGCGACGCGCGGCTGGACAACGCCCTGCACCACCTCATCAGCATCGTTGGCCTCGCCGCCGGTCTCGCCTACCAGAGG TGTGGGACGGAGCTGGTGGCGTGCCTGCTGGTCACGGAGATCTCCAGCCCGCTGCTGCACCTCAGGGAGATGCTCAAGGAGGTCGGCGTCAAGGACACGGACCTCAACCTGCTCGTCGAC ATCCTGTTCGCGGTGACCTTCTCCGTGGCACGGATGGTTTGCGGGACGTACGTCACCTACCGCACCGTGACGGCTGACAACCCCATCCTCATCAAG GCGATGGCGACGAGCTTGCTGCTGGTGAGCGCCTACTGGTTCTTGAGGATCCTCAGGATGGTCAGGCACAAGATTGGGAAGAAGAGGCTGGCATCCAAAGCCGCCGGCAAGTGA
- the LOC123443444 gene encoding uncharacterized protein LOC123443444 has protein sequence MAKPPPSAAASAAAGRGPAHHRTRLLLLILVAVAASAFTAGYLLRGAPVGPCDTRGDPVDIATARAGGAAARPLGFMKSKLVLLVSHELSLSGGPLLLMELAFLLRHVGCQVVWITNQRLEGTNDVSYSLEHKMLNHGVQVLPARGQEAIETALKADLVILNTAVAGKWLDAVLKDNVPQVLPKILWWIHEMRGHYFKLEYVKHLPLVAGAMIDSHITAEYWKSRTHDRLNIQMPQTYVVHLGNSKELTEVAEDNVARRVLREHIRESLGVRSEDLLFAIINSVSRGKGQDLFLQAFHQSLQLIQNQKLEVPKVHAVVVGSDMNAQTKFETQLREFVAKNGIHDRVHFVNKTLAVAPYLAAIDVLVQNSQARGECFGRITIEAMAFKLPVLGTAAGGTTEIVLDGSTGLLHPAGKEGVTPLARNMVRLASHVEQRVSMGNKGYARVKERFMEHHMAERIATVLKEVLHKQSRQHPHS, from the exons ATGGCGAAACCTCCTCCATCCGCGGCTGCGTCAGCCGCCGCCGGCCGCGGCCCTGCCCACCACCGGACCCGACTCCTCCTCCTGATCCTCGTAGCTGTGGCTGCCTCCGCCTTCACGGCCGGTTATCTCCTCCGCGGCGCCCCTGTCGGCCCATGCGATACCCGAGGGGATCCTGTCGACATCGCTACCGCCCGAGCTGGCGGTGCTGCCGCGAGACCCCTCGGGTTCATGAAGTCCAAGCTCGTGCTGCTTGTCTCCCACGAACTCTCCCTCTCCG GTGGGCCATTATTACTGATGGAGTTGGCATTTCTTCTGCGACATGTTGGTTGTCAAGTGGTGTGGATAACAAACCAGCGCCTCGAAGGAACAAATGATGTTTCATATAGCTTGGAGCATAAGATGTTGAATCATGGAGTGCAG GTTTTACCTGCTAGGGGACAGGAGGCAATTGAGACCGCTCTTAAGGCTGACCTGGTTATCTTGAACACCGCTGTTGCTGGGAAGTGGCTCGATGCTGTTCTAAAAGATAATGTCCCTCAAGTCCTTCCAAAGATTTTGTGGTGGATCCATGAAATGCGAGGACATTACTTTAAGCTTGAATATGTGAAACATCTTCCTTTGGTTGCTGGAGCCATGATCGATTCTCATATAACAGCTGAATATTGGAAGAGCAGGACTCATGACCGTCTGAA TATACAGATGCCACAAACTTATGTTGTTCACCTCGGGAATAGTAAAGAGTTAACAGAAGTTGCCGAAGATAATGTCGCAAGAAGAGTCCTACGTGAACATATACGCGAGTCCCTTGGAGTTAGGAGTGAAGATCTCCTATTTGCTATAATAAACA GTGTTTCACGGGGAAAAGGACAAGACTTATTTCTTCAAGCATTTCATCAGAGTCTGCAACTCATCCAAAATCAGAAGTTAGAAGTGCCCAAAGTGCATGCTGTAGTTGTCGGAAGTGATATGAATGCTCAGACAAAGTTTGAGACACAGTTACGTGAATTTGTGGCGAAGAATGGGATCCATGACCGTGTTCACTTTGTCAACAAGACGTTGGCAGTGGCACCTTATTTGGCTGCAATTGATGTGCTTGTCCAGAACTCTCAG GCCCGTGGAGAATGCTTTGGAAGGATAACGATTGAAGCAATGGCGTTCAAGTTGCCAGTGCTG GGTACGGCTGCTGGAGGGACCACCGAAATCGTCTTGGATGGTTCAACCGGCCTTCTGCACCCTGCTGGAAAGGAGGGCGTCACGCCTCTCGCCAGGAACATGGTAAGGCTTGCGAGCCATGTTGAGCAGAGGGTCTCCATGGGAAACAAGGGCTATGCCAGGGTGAAGGAGAGGTTCATGGAGCACCACATGGCCGAGCGCATCGCCACGGTGTTGAAGGAAGTTCTTCACAAGCAGTCTCGGCAGCATCCTCATTCCTGA